The region TTTATTAATCCAGACTTGGTTGTAGCGTTCAGGAGCATAGGAAGTTTTATATTCTGCATTAGCACTACTTTTTAACCAATGAACTTTAGCAAAGTCTAAAGATTGTTCAGATGGGCAAATTTCTAAAATTCTTTGTATTCTTTCTTTCAATATGTAATCTTTGAATAATAAAGAATCAAGTCGATAAAGAGTGTTGATTTTGTGATTTTCACAATTTAACAGGGCAAATGCCCAACGCTCAGCAATTTGTCTAAACTTTGAAACTTCTTCTTGTACAAGAAATTTAGCTTCCTGAAATTGTCCGATTTCCATTAATAAATTAGCTTCTGTTGCCGTGGCAATAACCCATCCTTGAATAGCAACATCACTATTTAAAAGTAACTCTGCTTCTACCTCTGGCGTTATTTTTTGGGCTTCACTGCTAAGAAATATCCTGACATGGGAAGCTGTCTTGATTGCTTGTCTTGGAGATTCATTAGGAAAACGACTTCGATCATTCAATTCTGCCTGTAGTAATGAAATTTCCCGAATTAAATTAGTTTGATGAAGATGGGAAATAGCAACGGCTAATTTTTCTTGTTTTCTACGGTTATCTTGGGTAATTAAATAAAGGTAAGCTAATTGGCCAGAAATATTGTCGAGACGATTATCAAGATGCTTTAGTCCTTGAATCACAATACTAAAGCCAGAATCAATTTTATACTTCAGACTGTTTAGATTAGCTTCAACACGATTAAATCCATTGGTCATTGTAGATTGTAAAACATTGATAGATTTTTGCATTTGATGCAATTTATAGCCCATGTAAGCAAACCCAATTGCACTTACTCCTAAATTTAAAACACTAGCTCCCGCTGAAAGCTGGCTTAATCCCATTACTTTGATTAAGTTTTCACTAATACCCGTAATTTTTTTATCAATGCCCAGCAATTTATGATAATTCATTCCATGTCCAGCAATATCTGTGGCAATGGCTCCTCCCCCTAAAATAGGATCAACCCCAACTAACATCATTTTATTGGTCAGAGATGGTGATTCTGCTAAATGTTTAACGATATTTCCGCCATGGGGGCCAACACCTTTAGCCCAGCGAATTACACTACCATAGCGAGTCATTTCTCCAGACACTAAACCTTTAATGATTTCTGGATTATTAAGTAACAAATCAGTATTGATAATCATAATATTTTCCTAACGATGGTAAAGTTTAAACAAATTTCCGGCTTCTATTCTTAGACGAGGGGATACCTTAATATCGTCAACTAAATTGGGTAATTCACGAAAAGCTCTAATTCGATCAATTTGATTTATCCGTTGATTAAATCTCTCATCATTATCTTTAAGATGTATCTTGACTAAGTGAATATCATCATCACACTCTTCCCCTTCTATAACTCTAAAATCTTGAATTTTATTTGATTTAGATTTAAAAAATAGATCGTCATCTATGCGGAGATACTGGGTGGATTCATAGAGCTTCTCACACACAGCCCGAGTTAACGGAGCAGTTGTTTTTTGGAATAGGCTTAAATTTTTATCTGGATAAATTGCTAAAACTAAACTTTTAGGAGAAACTAAAGTTTCTGAAGGGAAAATCAAATTTATTTTGCCAACTATTTTTTCATATTCCTCTGGGTCATTCTTAGGTTTATTTTCTGATAGTGATATTGCTTTGGTAGGATCTGTTGATTCTATTTCATCTAACAGTTTTTCCTCTTGATTATTGTTTTTAAACGGCAAGGATTCTTGCAACATTCCAAATGCTCCTTCTAAGAACATTTTGCTACCATCTCGAATTTTTTTTAAGTTTCTTTCCATTACAAAATCTCCTTTTTTAGTTCTAGCAGTTGATAAAAAATAAGCTGAATAGATTCTAGGAATTTTTGTTGTTGTTCTAAATTAGAACTAAATGAGTTTAGTCTTTCATTTAAACTTATTTCAGCAAAATTCAAAGCTTCATTGCTAATGATTTCAAATTGTTCAATAGATTGATTGGCATATTGAGACAACCAACTTTTTAAAATGTTTAATAATGCCATTTTGTCTGACTCAACAGCATCTGACTATTGCCTGGCCATGACAATCGGTTTAGGGAAGGCAAATTTACGATATTCTATATCCTTAAAAATTTTGCGCTCTCTCTCTTCCTTTTCAATATATTTAACTGGACGAGTGCTGGTGCGGGTAGCGTCTTTCTTAAAAAAGAATAGGAATTTTTTCTTGTAGGTCTCTGTATATTGCTCATAGCGAGTTTTCTGCACATCAACATAATATGATTCAGTGCCAGCAAATTCTTTTTTCCTGTCTTTAGATTCTACAAATATTGGCCCTGAAATATTAAATATGTCTTCAGGTAACACAGAAAACTGGCTGCTATCTTTAGTCTTATTTTTCCAGTCTGCTAAGATATTCTGTTTAATGGGGAGTTCAATTTCATCAAAAATTGTGCATAGTTCCTCGATGTAGTTATGAAAAAGCTTCTCGATAAAACCTAGTAGTTTGGGTTCCTGAGCCTGAATTAAAAACTTTGTTTTCTCCTTAATGGCTTGATACATATTTTCATATAACATCAAGATCTTATGCTCATCTTCCCTTAATTTCTCCATGGCTTGCTGATCCGTTATGGAGACAGATTTGACCATTAAATCATCTTCTAGTTGATAATTTCTAGTTAGTCTGCTCACAGTATCGTATGAGCGGGCAAGACTTTTTGCAAGAGGCGGACTAAGAAACTTACCAAGTTCATCTTCTAAATCATAGGAAGGTTGGTTAGCTTCAAAAGCATCTAATAACTTCGTTATCAATTCTGTATTTAGCTCTGATTGAATATATTTAATTGCAGTGTTCATTTCCATTAAAAGTTTGCCATTTGAACTTTCGTTTTTAACGGCAGTAAATACATTGAAGTCATAATCATTATCATCATTGGATGAAAGACCAATTTTGATTAAATCTTCAATAAAGTTATTAATTTCACTGATAAAAAAAATCTTTTTTTCTCGCAATTGTTCTCTTAATGTAGGACGTTTTTCTTTTATCTGCTGAATTTTTAGTTCAATTTCTTCATTGCTTCCTTTAGTAGCTTCAAGCTTTAAATTTAATCTCTCAATCACAACATCACTACTGACATAAATATCCATTAATATCGGATTGACAACTAATTCTTCAAAAGAATTATTAATTCTTGACCGAATACAACTCCATAAATCATTCCCGCCACTCCAAAGTAAAGCGTACTTCACCAATGTCTGCATCATTTCGTCAGTAATCTCTTCTTCTTCCCTAACCCGATCTTCAATGTAACGAAACCACGATTTTAAATCCTGATTTTGCAAGAAAAATTTTTTAAAAGTGCCTTTTACTGGTAAGGGTGTTGAAGGTTTTTTACTTTTCTCAATTTCTTTTGTGATCAAACTAGAACAATCAGAAAACATTGCTCTTAATCGTTGTAATCGTTCAGTCTGAGCAACCAAAGATGACCGTTTAAGGTTATTAATCCCCCAAGCGCATTGAGCTTGATACAAGATATTCGCACTAAAGGGAATGATGTCAGGATATTCTGAAAGTTTTAGATTTTCTTTGATTTCTTGGCTTAGCTTAGCAATTCGACTTTCTAAGGGAATATCATCTGATTTACGATTATCAACCCGATTTAAAATAAAAATCATCGAATCTGTTTTGCCGTCAAAATAATCAATAATCTGTTTTAATTCTCCCAACAATTTCTGACGATGCACTTCATCAACCTGTCCATAATCCAGTGCAACTAGACAAAAAGCCTTACCGACAAGGGATTGAATCACCTGAAGATTTCCCCGATCTTGGATAGACTTTAAACCCGGTAAATCCACAAACTCAATGGCTAACCCTTCAGGCAGTCCTGATAATTCCCGATTACAAGCTGGCAAAATCGGCAACTTTACTTCAATTTGGGGCGCAATGTAGTCCGCCTTCCGTCTTACCTCATGGTAAGTGTGCATCGTGCGTTGAATCCGGTTATAAATCTCCTCATCGCTCAAACCCGACCATTCCCCCGTTTCCCATGCCGCCCCTTCCGTTTCCTCAACTTTTAAATAACTGCCTTCACCGTGCTTAATCCGTAAAACCCCACCGCTCATCTCCCCCGCTTCAATGGGTGCAATGCGTCGGCCAATCAGAGCATTCACAATCGTGGACTTTCCCGAAGACGTTGTCCCAATCATGGCAATGCGTAAACTCGGATTAGCTAAGTCCTGCACTGCTTGATCGTAGGCTCGGCGAAAATCTGCCAAATCCTGCTTGAGCTTTTCATCCTCAAATACTTCCGGCGCAACCCCCACCAGATCAGAAATGGCATTGCCCAACTCATCCAACCAGGAGCGGGCTTGACTTAGCTTTGCTTCAATATCCATCGATATACCTAACCCGACAAAGGGAAGTCCAGATTTAACCAAATTTGCCTATCAGGATAATTCAGATTTTAGGGAAAAATATCTTTGGTACATAAATTTTTGTTAAGTTTGGTGATCGCCGAAAAGGGTTCCAAATTTCGGTTAGTTGTCAATGATGGGAGAAAAAAACAAGGTATCTTGGAGTAGGAAAAAGCTTTTACGGCACCTAGTAAATTTTTGGGAAGATTGTAGCGATGGGCTTGTTTGACGATGTCGGCCGTTTTTTAGAAGACCGTCTGGAAGAGTTTTTACAGAATAACCCCCATCTGGAGTTGGAAGCCCTGTTGGAACAGTTGAGGGAACAGGAAGCCGATGCCCGTCGTTTACTGACAGACTTACAACGCAAAAAACAGGACCAGGAAACCCAAATTCTCAACCTAGCCCAGGATATTCAGGCTTGGCATAGCCGCATTCAACAGGCTAAGGCCGCTGGCCGGGAAGATTTAGCCCAAGGAGCCCAGGAAAGGGAGGCCACCTTACTGCGTCAGGGGAATCAAGTGTGGGGCCAACGGGCGGGGACAGAAAAACGGATCAGCCAAGCTCAAAGTTTGCTAGAGGAAATTCAGCAACGACAAAAGGAAGTACAGCAAAAAGCTAAACAAATGGCGGCTGAGCAAAAAGCATCTGAGGCCCAAAGGCGGGCGGCGGACACCATGGGCTGGAATCAAGGCAATACTGGGGAAACCTATCATCGGGAGTTGGATCCCCTCGAAGCGGAATTTAAAAAGTGGGAATTGGAAAAGGAATTGGAACGCCTGAGACGCAATGCCACGAAATAGAGACCAAAGATATATATCGTAGAGCGTAGCTGATTTTACTGGAGATGGAATATTAGGGAAAAGGATTAATTTGGCAAAGATTTTGTGGACTACTTTGATTCCGAATCCGGTGTGGCTCGGTCGCTCCTTTCCCTGGCCGTGTCAACGCTGGCATCTTGTCACTAAAATTGAAGCTGAGGCCTGGAGCTGTCCCCGCTATTTTTGATTAAATTTGCTCAGTCTGGCGGAGGTGTCCATCATAGATTAAGCAAAACTTCACAGGTCAAATAATTTTTCCCTTGCAGTAATTGTACTAATCTCACACCGATGGCTGTTATGTTATCCTGCCTCACCCAGCAACAAGAACTTTTGCAATCCCTCGCTGACCGGGTTGGGCAACCAGCAGCCCAGGATGACCTTTATTTTTGCTTGGCCGGTCAATTCACTTGGGTGGAAGATTGGTATGCCACGGCGATCGCCGACGACGTTCTGATTTTGGATGCGGCAGAAAAGGAACAACTGGCCAGGGTTTTGCAACAATGGGAACAGTTTACGGGCAATGTTATCCTCATCACCGGCTTGACTGAAGAGCCCGATCCCCAAACTTTTCTGGCCCAATTGGCCCAGGGAAAGCAACAACGCTGTGGGGAAAGACATTTCCATTGGGTTGTGCTAGTTCCTCCCACCATAGAAGAAGCCTTCCGTGGCCTACAGACTTTCTTGGATGGCAAAAGCCATTGGTTTGATCTACGGCTGGGGGCGGGGGATCTGGAACAATGCACCGATGAACTCTGGCAGTGTGTTTGGTTAGAACCTGCACCATTGACCCTGGAGAAACGCCGGGAAATGTTAGTCAATTTACCCCATTGGTTGGGCGAGATCGTTGACCAAAAGCATAACCTCGAACTAGAGCCGATTAGCCTTCTCCAAGCCAAATTATCCTTGTTACAAGGTTTGGCCCGGGAAAGCCAAGGAAAAATGGGCAGAAAACAGGCCCAGTGCCACTATCGGGAAAGTTTGGATGTGTGGGAATTGCTGGGGGATACGGAGCCAATTATTTGGCTGAGCCTACGGTTGGGCTATTTTTCCCTACTCCAAGCCTACGGAGAAAAAAGCCGTGCCCATCAACTTTGGCAACAAACCCGTAATTATGCCCAAACGGCGATCGCCGCCCTAAAAAATCAGCAATGGCACTTTGTCCATGGAGAAACCCTCAACTTGGTGGGGGAAGTTCTACGGGGGCTAGAAGACTGGGAGCAACTGCGACAAGCCGCCGAAAACAGCCTGATTTTTTTCTATCAACTTTCCCCCTTTGCCGCCACGGACACCACCCCGGAGCGCAATCAGGAAAAGCCTTGGACAGAATTAGAATTACAGGGGTTAATTTCCCTGGCCCATGGTTACCTTTGTGAAGCTCTGGTGGAGCAATGGAAATTTGACGAAGCGAAGGAAGCGCTCAAAAGGGCCTTTGAAACCCGTCCTAAGGAAGTTGAGGATCGAGATTATCGTCCCTGCTTGGCAAGTTTGCATTACCTTGCCGGTCGGGTGCAATTGGCCAATGACCAGATTAGAGAAGCTTTGATGACCCTGCGACAGGCTCAAACCCTGGTGTCCTTTGATGATAATCCCCGTCTATACCTAGCCATTCTGGTGGAATTACGGGAATGCTACTTACAATTGGAAGATTGGCTGGCAGCCCTGGCCATTGACCAAGAATATCAAGCCAGGGAATACCGTTTAGGTCAGCGGGCCTTCATTGGTCCAAGGCCCCTTCCCTGTTGGCCAGAACAACGCATTAGCCGCCATCCCCTAGCACCGGAAAAAATTCTGGGGGGCAGTACGGAGGGTTTGTCTACCGTGCCATCCCAAACAACGGTTTCCCTCGCTTGGCATGACCTGCAAAATGTTTGGGAACAAAAGCCGATGCCAGTGTTGATCCTCACAGGGGAGCCAGGGGGAGGCAAAACTTCTTGGTTAGCGGGGGAGGTATTGCCACAAATGTCCCCAGACCGGGTGTTTTTAGTAGATTTTACTCCGCGCTGGGCAGAAAAGTTGTGGGTTCACCTGGGGGAACGTTTTAGTCTGCCTTCCCTGGGGCAAGCCACAGCCCCGGAGTTGGCCTCTGCCCTGGAAGCCCTACCAATATTGAACTTGCTGTTGATATTAGACGGGGAAAACGGCTCCCTACCCTGGCAACAAAGTCCTTCCTTGCGCCAGCAGGAATTGGCCCGGGTGTTGTGGCAATGGTTGTTAACTACTAGCCCGTCCCAAGGTGTCCGTCTGTTAATCTCTTTGCCCCCCACGGCGATCGCCGACTTTTATGGTGAGTTAAAGGGACAACTGGAGGAAGAACAGTCCCTGCCCCCAGTGCAATACCAGGCCCTCCCCCCCCTCACCCTGGGGCAAGCGGAAAGTTGGTTGGCCCAGGCCATGGCCCAATGTCGCCACCCTTGGCCCCCTAGTTTGCAGTCTCAGTTTTTGGGGGATTTAGCAATGGAAGGCGGTTGGGAAGAGGGAACCTGGATCCATCCCATTGATTTGCAATTGTTGGGAACCGTCTTGGAACAACAACAAGTTACTAAGTCAGCGAATTACCAGGGTAAAAAGTTAGATGAATGGCTGATATTTGCGGTCCAAACATATTTGGCTTTTCTGCCCCCCCATCTACTCAAAAAAGCCCTGCAATTACTCAAAAGCCTGGCCGATGGGCAGCAAGGTCTTTGCTTCAAAACCGAATATCAATTACTAACTGTGCTCTATTCTGTCCCTGAATCGGAGGGGGATAATCCACCGGAGTTTGCCCAGGAAGACATTCAACAATTGCATTTACTGCTGGCTCTATTGCTCCGGGGCAGATTAATCGTCGTGATTTACCAAGCCACGGTGCCCTATTACCGCCTTAGTACGCCCCATTTAGCCCATGCTCTCCAAGGGAAAAGTACCGCTATCTCCACTCCCGCTGTCATTAGCGCTGGCCGCCGGGGCAGTAAAGCAAATCCCAATTTAATAGCCCCATCCTCTGGCGATCGCCAACAAGAAAACGAAGATTTAATTGCAGAGTTGGAAGCAGGCTCCAGTGTGGAAGAACAGGTGGTGGCCCAGAAATTGAAAGCGGCTCAATTGCAATACCAAAAATTGGTGGCTGGTATCAATCTGGAAAAGCAATGCCAATTTATTCTCAAACAATTTGTATCCTATCCCCTGGAGGCCTTGCTGGCGGCGGTCAAAACCGGGCAGGAACTACAAAAACTAGTGACAGCAGAAACTGCTCTGGTGCAATACCCCAGCCTGGCCCCCTGGCTTTCTCTCCATAGCATTTTGGCTCGAATCAATGAATGTAACCGTTGCCAACACGATGGGCCAGTCACCGGTCTGCGGATTAGTCCTCCCATGGACAACACTCCCCCCCTATTACTCACAGCCACCAGCAACGGCATTGCCTATCTTTGGTCTTTCCACGGCGAACTGATTAACATTTTACGGGGACACCAAGGGGCCATCACAGCAGTGGACTGGAGTGCCGATGGTCAATATTTTGCCACCGCCTCCGCTGATCACACCGTTAAACTCTGGAAGCGCCATGGGGAAGAAATTGCTACCCTCCGGGGCCACGAAGACTGGGTGAGGAGTGTGCATTTTAGCCCCCATCATCAGTTTGTGGTTACCAGTGGCCAGGATAACACTGTACGCATTTGGAATTTTGCCGGGGAACAGCTCACACTCTGCCAGGGCCACATCGACTGGGTCCGCAATGCTGAATTCAACTGCCATGGACAAATTCTACTGTCTGCCTCGCGGGACGGCACTGCCAGGCTATGGGATCTGGAGGGTCGGGAAATTGGCCTTTGCCAAGGGCATACCAGTTGGTTACGCAACGCCCAATTTAGCCCCGATGGCCAATGGATTGTCACCTGTTCCGCCGATGGCACTGCTCGGCTATGGGATCTAACCAGTCAATGCTTTGCTGTTTTAAAAGGGCACCAAAACTGGGTCAACAATGCCATCTGGAGCCCCGATGGCCAGTATATTGTCACCTCTTCCAATGACGGTACTGCTAGGCTTTGGAGTCGCCATGGTAAATGCTTGGGCACCCTCCGGGGTCAAGACCACAATATCCACGCGGCCCGTTTCAGTCCGGACAGCCAAAGGATTGTCACCTGTTCCACCGATGGCACCGCTCGACTTTGGACGAAGGAGGGCAATTTGCTCACCGTTTTACAGGCTCATCAGAAGGAAATTTACGACGCTGATTTTAGTGCCGATGGTCGTTTTATTTTCACTGTCTCCGCTGACCAAACGGCCCGCCAATGGGACGTTTCCCCGAAAAATACCATCACTCTCACCGGCCACAGCCACTGGGTACGCAATGCCCATTTCAACCCCAAAGGCGATCGCCTGTTGACTGTTTCCAGGGATAAAACGGCTCGCCTCTGGACCATGGAAGGGAAATGCATTGCCGTGTTAGCGGATCACCAAGGCTGGGTGCGGGAAGGTCAATTTAGCCCGGACGGCCAATGGATTGTGACGGGGTCGGCGGACAAAACTGCTCAAATTTGGAATGTGTTGGGCAAAAAATTGACTACCCTGCGGGGGCACCAGGATGCGGTATTGAATGTACGCTTTAGCTCCGATAGTCAGTATATTGTCACTGCTAGCAAAGACGGCACCGCTCGAGTTTGGAATAATACCGGCCGGGAAATAGCGGTACTGAGACACTACGAAAAGACTATTTTTGCAGCGGAGTTTAGCGCCGATGGCCAATTTATCGTCACGGCCTCGGATGATAATACAGCAGGCATCTGGGAAATTGTTGGCCGAGAGGTGGGCGTATGCCGGGGCCATGAAGGGCCAGTGTATTTTGCCCAATTTAGTGCAGACAGTCGTTATATATTGACAGCCTCCGTGGATAACACCGCCCGGATTTGGGATTTCCTTGGTCGTCCCTTGTTGACCTTAGCGGGACATCAAAGCATTGTTTACCAAGCCCAATTTAGCCCCGAGGGAGACTTGATTGCCACCGTATCCGCCGACCACACCGCTAGGCTTTGGGACCGTAGCGGTAAAACAGTAGCGGTGCTATATGGCCATCAGGGTTTGGTAGGCACTGTGGATTGGAGTCCCGACGGGCAAATGCTTGTCACCGCTTCCAACGATGGCACGGCTAGGCTTTGGGACCGTTCTGGAAGGGAATTGGTCACCCTGGAAGGCCATGGTAATTGGGTACGGTCAGCGGAATTTAGCCCTGATGGCCACTGGGTTTTAACTTCTTCGGCGGACGGTACTGCCAAGCTTTGGCCGGTGAAAACGTTACCTCAGCTCTTGGACCAGGGTCGACAATGGCTGAAAAACTACCTCACCCACAATGCGTTGGTGTCCTCGGTTGATCGCCCCGGCTCGCAGAAAACCTAATTTTTGCGCCGCTAAGTAGAAACTCTGCATTAGGCCCTGATTCTCCTCATTCTTAGTTCAAATGATTGTAAAGTCCCACCCCTTGAAGGGATTTTAACTAGGGGAGTATGATTTTTTTAATCCACTGCCAATGCCCATGACTAGTGTGCCACCACCATCGTTTTCCTCGGCCAAAGTTTATCTGGTGGGGGCTGGTCTGGGGCCCGTGGCCTATCTCACCCAACGGGCGATCGCCGTTTTAGCTGGGGCAGAGGTATTAATTTATGACGCTCTGGTGGCACCGGATGTATTTGATTTACTCCCCTCGGATTGTGAACGGATTTTCGTCGGTAAACGGGGGGGACAGCCCAGCACTCCCCAGGACAAGATTAATCAGTTGTTGCTAGACCATTACCGCCAAGGCAAACGGGTGGTACGGCTCAAAAGCGGCGATCCCTGGATTTTTGGCCGCATTGTGCCGGAACTAGAAATTCTGGTGGCCTACCATTGTGCCTATGAAGTGATACCAGGGGTTTCCTCGGCGATCGCCAGTGCAGGACTAGTGGGTATTCCCCTCACAGCCAAAGACACCGGCTCAGGTTTTTTGGTCATGGACGGCCATGATCCCCATGGTTGGCCTTGGCATGCCCTGGCCCAGTTGCCCACTTTAGTAATTCTGATGGGAACCAAAAATTTGCCGTTGTTGGTGGATAAGTTACTCCAGGCCGGTAAATCCCCTAGCACCCCTATGGCGATAATTAGAAATGCCGGCAGACCGGAACAGCAAACCTGGGGGGGAACCCTAGCTGATATGGTGGAAAAAACCCAAGGACAGTCCCTGGCCCCAGCGGTAATTGTCATCGGGAATGTTGTTAATCAAAGGATTATCCCTGTCTTGACCCCCCTGCCCCTGGCCCAAAAAACTATTCTGGTTACCCGGGCCGCCGACCAAGCGAGCCAGTTTACCGAACTTTTGCAACAGCAAGGTGCCAACGTATTAGCCATGGCCGCCCTGGAAATTGTTCCCCCCACCGACTGGCAACCCCTCGACCAGGCGATTGCCAAGTTGGAGGATTTTGACTGGCTAATTCTAACTTCGGCCAATGGGGTAGAGTTTTTCTTCCAAAGATTGCAACACCATGGTTTGGACAGTAGGGCTCTGGCGGGGTTAAAGTTGGCCGTAGTGGGTAAAAAGACTTCCCAAAGCCTGGAAAAATTTGGCATCAAACCGGACTTCATTCCACCGGATTTCATTGCTGATGCCCTGGTGGAACGTTTTCCCCAATCCCCAGCAGGATTAAAGATACTTTTTCCCCGGGTGGAAAGTGGTGGCCGGGCCAAATTAGTCCAGGAATTGAAACAAAAGCAAGCATTGGTGACAGAAGTGCCGGCTTATCAATCCGCTTGCCCTGCCCATATGCCCGAAGAAGTGTGGCAAAGTATCCTTAACCGGAATGTGGATGTGATTACCTTTGCCAGCTCCAAAACCGTCACCCACTTCCGGCAACTGTTAGCTCAAACTAGTCAGGCTAAAGGTTACCAAGATGATTGGCGATGTTTAATTAACCATTGCCAGATTGCTTCCATTGGCCCCCAGACTTCCGAGCGCTGTTTACAGGAATTGGGACAGGTGGACATTGAAGCAACGGAATATACCCTAGAAGGCCTAACCGGGGCCATTATTGATTATGTTCACCAAGATTCTTAACCCTATCGCTCCCATGCCTCTGATGGCAGCCATCACTGCCCTAGGGGGGATGATATTTGCCCCCGCCGTTCGCAGTCAGGAAACCATTTTCAAGGAAAGTGTCCAAACCCAAACCACCTTCGTCGCCCAGCAATGTGCGGTGCGGCTTAAGGATCCCACCGAAGAAATTGCTATGGACTGCAATCAACTGTCCGTAACGGAGGGGGATGGCACAATTAATTTCCACTACGACAATGCCGACGAGATGGGCTTTTCCTTTGTGCTGGAATACAACGATAAACCAGTGTTGGTCGCCGAGAAGTTGAATGACAATCAATACAATGTCATCGGCACCTTCCTCTGGACTGCGGAAGATGGCATTGTTGACGAAACGTTGGCAGAGGCCGCAGGCACTTGCAGTGTTGTACAGAGCCAAGTGCTTTGCCAGGCCACCATTGATAGCACAATGGAGGTGGAAGCGGTGGTGGATTTCTAGTCTTCCCAGTTTGCTCTTAAGAACTTGTAAACTTAGTTCCCATACTTTCTTTTAACTCTTTCACTCCCCTGGGGTGACTCTGTTTGCTTAGTTGAGGTGTCGATGAAATGTTGGTTGGCGGCGGCGGATTTGTTGATAATTGCCGCTGAGGATTTGCCAGCTTATAAAAAGAGCGGTTCCATTGTTCGCAATAATTACTTTTGGGCCCTCCAGGCGATCGCCTGCCATAGTGGGCGGGGTAAGGATTGGGAATTCGACGAGGCGGTGTGGGTAGCCCTGGGCAGACTATTGCTATTTTTTCTCAATTCTGGTTATCTAATGACGTCGGAAACCTTACTGGAATTTCCCTGTGACGAGATTATTCCCCCTAGCTTGAGGTCGGTGGCCACCTGGCGAACTCCTGGGGACATTGGGAATGTGGACTAGTTTTGCCCGCGAAATTTGGGCTGGCAAAGCAGGTTTTTCGCTTTTTTCCGAATTATTGGTCACAAAAAAGCTGTCGTATAGTATGGTATTAGCCTTTAACATGTCTTCTGACTGCCTAAGAAACCGTCAGCGCTATTCCGTGCTAGTTCCCTATAAGCTTTTAAACTGAACCTGTCCTGCCAAGGCTTTTTCCGGTGTTTATCCCCCTCGACTTTTATCGCATTTTAGGCATTCCTCCCCAGAGTGGTGGGGAAACCATTGAGCAGGCCTACCAAGATCGTCTTCTGCAATTACCCCGACGAGAATTTAGCGACGCCGCAGTT is a window of Synechocystis sp. PCC 7338 DNA encoding:
- a CDS encoding TIGR04376 family protein, giving the protein MGLFDDVGRFLEDRLEEFLQNNPHLELEALLEQLREQEADARRLLTDLQRKKQDQETQILNLAQDIQAWHSRIQQAKAAGREDLAQGAQEREATLLRQGNQVWGQRAGTEKRISQAQSLLEEIQQRQKEVQQKAKQMAAEQKASEAQRRAADTMGWNQGNTGETYHRELDPLEAEFKKWELEKELERLRRNATK
- the cobA gene encoding uroporphyrinogen-III C-methyltransferase, with the translated sequence MPMTSVPPPSFSSAKVYLVGAGLGPVAYLTQRAIAVLAGAEVLIYDALVAPDVFDLLPSDCERIFVGKRGGQPSTPQDKINQLLLDHYRQGKRVVRLKSGDPWIFGRIVPELEILVAYHCAYEVIPGVSSAIASAGLVGIPLTAKDTGSGFLVMDGHDPHGWPWHALAQLPTLVILMGTKNLPLLVDKLLQAGKSPSTPMAIIRNAGRPEQQTWGGTLADMVEKTQGQSLAPAVIVIGNVVNQRIIPVLTPLPLAQKTILVTRAADQASQFTELLQQQGANVLAMAALEIVPPTDWQPLDQAIAKLEDFDWLILTSANGVEFFFQRLQHHGLDSRALAGLKLAVVGKKTSQSLEKFGIKPDFIPPDFIADALVERFPQSPAGLKILFPRVESGGRAKLVQELKQKQALVTEVPAYQSACPAHMPEEVWQSILNRNVDVITFASSKTVTHFRQLLAQTSQAKGYQDDWRCLINHCQIASIGPQTSERCLQELGQVDIEATEYTLEGLTGAIIDYVHQDS
- a CDS encoding dynamin family protein, with product MDIEAKLSQARSWLDELGNAISDLVGVAPEVFEDEKLKQDLADFRRAYDQAVQDLANPSLRIAMIGTTSSGKSTIVNALIGRRIAPIEAGEMSGGVLRIKHGEGSYLKVEETEGAAWETGEWSGLSDEEIYNRIQRTMHTYHEVRRKADYIAPQIEVKLPILPACNRELSGLPEGLAIEFVDLPGLKSIQDRGNLQVIQSLVGKAFCLVALDYGQVDEVHRQKLLGELKQIIDYFDGKTDSMIFILNRVDNRKSDDIPLESRIAKLSQEIKENLKLSEYPDIIPFSANILYQAQCAWGINNLKRSSLVAQTERLQRLRAMFSDCSSLITKEIEKSKKPSTPLPVKGTFKKFFLQNQDLKSWFRYIEDRVREEEEITDEMMQTLVKYALLWSGGNDLWSCIRSRINNSFEELVVNPILMDIYVSSDVVIERLNLKLEATKGSNEEIELKIQQIKEKRPTLREQLREKKIFFISEINNFIEDLIKIGLSSNDDNDYDFNVFTAVKNESSNGKLLMEMNTAIKYIQSELNTELITKLLDAFEANQPSYDLEDELGKFLSPPLAKSLARSYDTVSRLTRNYQLEDDLMVKSVSITDQQAMEKLREDEHKILMLYENMYQAIKEKTKFLIQAQEPKLLGFIEKLFHNYIEELCTIFDEIELPIKQNILADWKNKTKDSSQFSVLPEDIFNISGPIFVESKDRKKEFAGTESYYVDVQKTRYEQYTETYKKKFLFFFKKDATRTSTRPVKYIEKEERERKIFKDIEYRKFAFPKPIVMARQ